In Chiroxiphia lanceolata isolate bChiLan1 chromosome 2, bChiLan1.pri, whole genome shotgun sequence, a single genomic region encodes these proteins:
- the ZNF384 gene encoding zinc finger protein 384 isoform X3, translating into MSGSYRAIGRVACRVLVKMEESHFNSSPYFWPAVPTVSGQIENTMFINKMKEQLLPTEKGCSLAPPHYPALLTVPTSVALPTGISMDSDTKPEQLTPHSQAPVTQNITVVPVQSAGLMTAGPGLVITSPSGSLVTTAASAQTFPISAPMIVSALPPGSQAALQVVPDLSKKGTTALTEGGGGGGGGGIAPKPPRGRKKKRLQESGLPEMSDPFVLTNEDDEDQHKDGKTYRCRMCSLTFYSKSEMQIHSKSHTETKPHKCPHCSKSFANSSYLAQHIRIHSGAKPYTCSYCQKAFRQLSHLQQHTRIHSKLHTAIVKPHKCPHCSKSFANTSYLAQHLRIHSGAKPYTCRYCQKAFRQLSHLQQHTRIHTGDRPYKCAHPGCEKAFTQLSNLQSHRRQHNKDKPFKCHNCHRAYTDAASLEVHLATHTVKHAKVYTCSICSRAYTSETYLMKHMRKHNIPDPQQQVVQAQAQASQQQQHFQPQGGGAAGGPSGDTNQPNPPPQCSFDLTPYKTSEHHKDICLTVSTSAIQVEHLSSS; encoded by the exons ATGTCTGGTAGTTATAGAGCAATTGGAAGGGTTGCGTGCAGAGTTCTGGTAAA GATGGAAGAATCTCATTTCAACTCCTCCCCGTACTTCTGGCCAGCAGTGCCCACTGTCTCGGGACAG ATTGAGAACACCATGTTTATTAACAAGATGAAGGAGCAGCTATTGCCCACAGAGAAGGGCTGCAGCCTGGCTCCCCCCCACTACCCTGCCTTGCTGACAGTACCCACCTCTGTGGCCCTGCCCACTGGCATCTCCATGGACTCGGACACCAAGCCAGAGCAGCTGACACCACACAGCCAAGCCCCTGTGACTCAGAACATCACCGTGGTACCAGTGCAGTCTGCTGGGCTCATGACAGCAG GTCCTGGTCTGGTGATAACTTCCCCGTCAGGTTCCCTGGTGACCACAGCCGCCTCTGCCCAAACCTTTCCCATCTCAGCTCCCATGATTGTCTCTGCACTACCCCCTGGCTCCCAGGCAGCCCTCCAGGTGGTTCCAGACCTGTCCAAGAAAGGGACAACTGCCCTCACTGAAGGtggtgggggtggtgggggtgggGGAATTGCCCCCAAACCACCCCGGGGCCGGAAGAAGAAACGATTGCAGGAGTCAGGGCTGCCAGAGATGAGTGACCCTTTTGTGCTGACAAACGAAGATGATGAGGACCAGCACAAGGATGGCAAGACATACAG GTGCCGGATGTGTTCGCTGACCTTCTACTCCAAGTCGGAGATGCAGATCCACTCCAAGTCCCATACGGAGACAAAGCCACACAAGTGTCCTCACTGCTCCAAGAGCTTCGCCAACAGCTCCTACCTGGCCCAGCACATTCGCATCCATTCAGGGGCCAAGCCCTACACGTGCAGCTACTGCCAGAAGGCCTTCCGCCAGCTctcccacctgcagcagcacacacg GATCCACTCCAAGCTCCACACGGCGATTGTCAAGCCGCACAAGTGTCCTCACTGCTCCAAGAGCTTCGCCAACACATCCTACCTGGCCCAGCACCTCCGCATCCACTCGGGGGCCAAGCCCTACACCTGCCGCTACTGCCAGAAGGCCTTCCGCCAGCTctcccacctgcagcagcacacacg TATCCACACCGGGGACCGACCCTACAAATGTGCTCACCCTGGGTGTGAAAAGGCTTTCACCCAGCTTTCCAACCTGCAG TCCCACAGACGGCAGCACAACAAAGACAAACCTTTCAAGTGCCACAACTGCCACCGTGCGTACACGGATGCTGCCTCATTGGAGGTACACCTGGCTACGCACACGGTGAAACACGCCAAGGTCTACACCTGCTCCATCTGCAGCCGGGCCTACACCTCG GAGACGTACCTGATGAAGCACATGCGGAAACACAACATCCCTGACCCCCAGCAGCAGGTGGTTCAGGCACAAGCCCAGGCctcgcagcagcagcagcacttccagccaCAGGGcgggggggcagcagggggcCCTTCTGGAGACACTAACCAACCCAATCCTCCCCCCCAGTGCTCCTTTGACCTGACTCCTTACAAGACTTCAGAGCATCACAAGGACATCTGCCTCACTGTCAGCACCAGCGCCATCCAAGTGGAGCACCTCTCCAGCTCCTAG
- the ZNF384 gene encoding zinc finger protein 384 isoform X5: MSGSYRAIGRVACRVLVKMEESHFNSSPYFWPAVPTVSGQIENTMFINKMKEQLLPTEKGCSLAPPHYPALLTVPTSVALPTGISMDSDTKPEQLTPHSQAPVTQNITVVPVQSAGLMTAGPGLVITSPSGSLVTTAASAQTFPISAPMIVSALPPGSQAALQVVPDLSKKGTTALTEGGGGGGGGGIAPKPPRGRKKKRLQESGLPEMSDPFVLTNEDDEDQHKDGKTYRCRMCSLTFYSKSEMQIHSKSHTETKPHKCPHCSKSFANSSYLAQHIRIHSGAKPYTCSYCQKAFRQLSHLQQHTRIHTGDRPYKCAHPGCEKAFTQLSNLQSHRRQHNKDKPFKCHNCHRAYTDAASLEVHLATHTVKHAKVYTCSICSRAYTSETYLMKHMRKHNIPDPQQQVVQAQAQASQQQQHFQPQGGGAAGGPSGDTNQPNPPPQCSFDLTPYKTSEHHKDICLTVSTSAIQVEHLSSS, encoded by the exons ATGTCTGGTAGTTATAGAGCAATTGGAAGGGTTGCGTGCAGAGTTCTGGTAAA GATGGAAGAATCTCATTTCAACTCCTCCCCGTACTTCTGGCCAGCAGTGCCCACTGTCTCGGGACAG ATTGAGAACACCATGTTTATTAACAAGATGAAGGAGCAGCTATTGCCCACAGAGAAGGGCTGCAGCCTGGCTCCCCCCCACTACCCTGCCTTGCTGACAGTACCCACCTCTGTGGCCCTGCCCACTGGCATCTCCATGGACTCGGACACCAAGCCAGAGCAGCTGACACCACACAGCCAAGCCCCTGTGACTCAGAACATCACCGTGGTACCAGTGCAGTCTGCTGGGCTCATGACAGCAG GTCCTGGTCTGGTGATAACTTCCCCGTCAGGTTCCCTGGTGACCACAGCCGCCTCTGCCCAAACCTTTCCCATCTCAGCTCCCATGATTGTCTCTGCACTACCCCCTGGCTCCCAGGCAGCCCTCCAGGTGGTTCCAGACCTGTCCAAGAAAGGGACAACTGCCCTCACTGAAGGtggtgggggtggtgggggtgggGGAATTGCCCCCAAACCACCCCGGGGCCGGAAGAAGAAACGATTGCAGGAGTCAGGGCTGCCAGAGATGAGTGACCCTTTTGTGCTGACAAACGAAGATGATGAGGACCAGCACAAGGATGGCAAGACATACAG GTGCCGGATGTGTTCGCTGACCTTCTACTCCAAGTCGGAGATGCAGATCCACTCCAAGTCCCATACGGAGACAAAGCCACACAAGTGTCCTCACTGCTCCAAGAGCTTCGCCAACAGCTCCTACCTGGCCCAGCACATTCGCATCCATTCAGGGGCCAAGCCCTACACGTGCAGCTACTGCCAGAAGGCCTTCCGCCAGCTctcccacctgcagcagcacacacg TATCCACACCGGGGACCGACCCTACAAATGTGCTCACCCTGGGTGTGAAAAGGCTTTCACCCAGCTTTCCAACCTGCAG TCCCACAGACGGCAGCACAACAAAGACAAACCTTTCAAGTGCCACAACTGCCACCGTGCGTACACGGATGCTGCCTCATTGGAGGTACACCTGGCTACGCACACGGTGAAACACGCCAAGGTCTACACCTGCTCCATCTGCAGCCGGGCCTACACCTCG GAGACGTACCTGATGAAGCACATGCGGAAACACAACATCCCTGACCCCCAGCAGCAGGTGGTTCAGGCACAAGCCCAGGCctcgcagcagcagcagcacttccagccaCAGGGcgggggggcagcagggggcCCTTCTGGAGACACTAACCAACCCAATCCTCCCCCCCAGTGCTCCTTTGACCTGACTCCTTACAAGACTTCAGAGCATCACAAGGACATCTGCCTCACTGTCAGCACCAGCGCCATCCAAGTGGAGCACCTCTCCAGCTCCTAG
- the ZNF384 gene encoding zinc finger protein 384 isoform X1: MSGSYRAIGRVACRVLVKMEESHFNSSPYFWPAVPTVSGQIENTMFINKMKEQLLPTEKGCSLAPPHYPALLTVPTSVALPTGISMDSDTKPEQLTPHSQAPVTQNITVVPVQSAGLMTAGPGLVITSPSGSLVTTAASAQTFPISAPMIVSALPPGSQAALQVVPDLSKKGTTALTEGGGGGGGGGIAPKPPRGRKKKRLQESGLPEMSDPFVLTNEDDEDQHKDGKTYSGSVSSGTNEAWFPAALSCVDSLMSNQGCRMCSLTFYSKSEMQIHSKSHTETKPHKCPHCSKSFANSSYLAQHIRIHSGAKPYTCSYCQKAFRQLSHLQQHTRIHSKLHTAIVKPHKCPHCSKSFANTSYLAQHLRIHSGAKPYTCRYCQKAFRQLSHLQQHTRIHTGDRPYKCAHPGCEKAFTQLSNLQSHRRQHNKDKPFKCHNCHRAYTDAASLEVHLATHTVKHAKVYTCSICSRAYTSETYLMKHMRKHNIPDPQQQVVQAQAQASQQQQHFQPQGGGAAGGPSGDTNQPNPPPQCSFDLTPYKTSEHHKDICLTVSTSAIQVEHLSSS; this comes from the exons ATGTCTGGTAGTTATAGAGCAATTGGAAGGGTTGCGTGCAGAGTTCTGGTAAA GATGGAAGAATCTCATTTCAACTCCTCCCCGTACTTCTGGCCAGCAGTGCCCACTGTCTCGGGACAG ATTGAGAACACCATGTTTATTAACAAGATGAAGGAGCAGCTATTGCCCACAGAGAAGGGCTGCAGCCTGGCTCCCCCCCACTACCCTGCCTTGCTGACAGTACCCACCTCTGTGGCCCTGCCCACTGGCATCTCCATGGACTCGGACACCAAGCCAGAGCAGCTGACACCACACAGCCAAGCCCCTGTGACTCAGAACATCACCGTGGTACCAGTGCAGTCTGCTGGGCTCATGACAGCAG GTCCTGGTCTGGTGATAACTTCCCCGTCAGGTTCCCTGGTGACCACAGCCGCCTCTGCCCAAACCTTTCCCATCTCAGCTCCCATGATTGTCTCTGCACTACCCCCTGGCTCCCAGGCAGCCCTCCAGGTGGTTCCAGACCTGTCCAAGAAAGGGACAACTGCCCTCACTGAAGGtggtgggggtggtgggggtgggGGAATTGCCCCCAAACCACCCCGGGGCCGGAAGAAGAAACGATTGCAGGAGTCAGGGCTGCCAGAGATGAGTGACCCTTTTGTGCTGACAAACGAAGATGATGAGGACCAGCACAAGGATGGCAAGACATACAG TGGTTCCGTGAGCAGCGGAACTAATGAAGCCTGGTTTCCAGCGGCTCTCTCCTGTGTGGATTCTCTGATGTCTAATCAAGG GTGCCGGATGTGTTCGCTGACCTTCTACTCCAAGTCGGAGATGCAGATCCACTCCAAGTCCCATACGGAGACAAAGCCACACAAGTGTCCTCACTGCTCCAAGAGCTTCGCCAACAGCTCCTACCTGGCCCAGCACATTCGCATCCATTCAGGGGCCAAGCCCTACACGTGCAGCTACTGCCAGAAGGCCTTCCGCCAGCTctcccacctgcagcagcacacacg GATCCACTCCAAGCTCCACACGGCGATTGTCAAGCCGCACAAGTGTCCTCACTGCTCCAAGAGCTTCGCCAACACATCCTACCTGGCCCAGCACCTCCGCATCCACTCGGGGGCCAAGCCCTACACCTGCCGCTACTGCCAGAAGGCCTTCCGCCAGCTctcccacctgcagcagcacacacg TATCCACACCGGGGACCGACCCTACAAATGTGCTCACCCTGGGTGTGAAAAGGCTTTCACCCAGCTTTCCAACCTGCAG TCCCACAGACGGCAGCACAACAAAGACAAACCTTTCAAGTGCCACAACTGCCACCGTGCGTACACGGATGCTGCCTCATTGGAGGTACACCTGGCTACGCACACGGTGAAACACGCCAAGGTCTACACCTGCTCCATCTGCAGCCGGGCCTACACCTCG GAGACGTACCTGATGAAGCACATGCGGAAACACAACATCCCTGACCCCCAGCAGCAGGTGGTTCAGGCACAAGCCCAGGCctcgcagcagcagcagcacttccagccaCAGGGcgggggggcagcagggggcCCTTCTGGAGACACTAACCAACCCAATCCTCCCCCCCAGTGCTCCTTTGACCTGACTCCTTACAAGACTTCAGAGCATCACAAGGACATCTGCCTCACTGTCAGCACCAGCGCCATCCAAGTGGAGCACCTCTCCAGCTCCTAG
- the ZNF384 gene encoding zinc finger protein 384 isoform X4 translates to MSGSYRAIGRVACRVLVKMEESHFNSSPYFWPAVPTVSGQIENTMFINKMKEQLLPTEKGCSLAPPHYPALLTVPTSVALPTGISMDSDTKPEQLTPHSQAPVTQNITVVPVQSAGLMTAGPGLVITSPSGSLVTTAASAQTFPISAPMIVSALPPGSQAALQVVPDLSKKGTTALTEGGGGGGGGGIAPKPPRGRKKKRLQESGLPEMSDPFVLTNEDDEDQHKDGKTYSGSVSSGTNEAWFPAALSCVDSLMSNQGCRMCSLTFYSKSEMQIHSKSHTETKPHKCPHCSKSFANSSYLAQHIRIHSGAKPYTCSYCQKAFRQLSHLQQHTRIHTGDRPYKCAHPGCEKAFTQLSNLQSHRRQHNKDKPFKCHNCHRAYTDAASLEVHLATHTVKHAKVYTCSICSRAYTSETYLMKHMRKHNIPDPQQQVVQAQAQASQQQQHFQPQGGGAAGGPSGDTNQPNPPPQCSFDLTPYKTSEHHKDICLTVSTSAIQVEHLSSS, encoded by the exons ATGTCTGGTAGTTATAGAGCAATTGGAAGGGTTGCGTGCAGAGTTCTGGTAAA GATGGAAGAATCTCATTTCAACTCCTCCCCGTACTTCTGGCCAGCAGTGCCCACTGTCTCGGGACAG ATTGAGAACACCATGTTTATTAACAAGATGAAGGAGCAGCTATTGCCCACAGAGAAGGGCTGCAGCCTGGCTCCCCCCCACTACCCTGCCTTGCTGACAGTACCCACCTCTGTGGCCCTGCCCACTGGCATCTCCATGGACTCGGACACCAAGCCAGAGCAGCTGACACCACACAGCCAAGCCCCTGTGACTCAGAACATCACCGTGGTACCAGTGCAGTCTGCTGGGCTCATGACAGCAG GTCCTGGTCTGGTGATAACTTCCCCGTCAGGTTCCCTGGTGACCACAGCCGCCTCTGCCCAAACCTTTCCCATCTCAGCTCCCATGATTGTCTCTGCACTACCCCCTGGCTCCCAGGCAGCCCTCCAGGTGGTTCCAGACCTGTCCAAGAAAGGGACAACTGCCCTCACTGAAGGtggtgggggtggtgggggtgggGGAATTGCCCCCAAACCACCCCGGGGCCGGAAGAAGAAACGATTGCAGGAGTCAGGGCTGCCAGAGATGAGTGACCCTTTTGTGCTGACAAACGAAGATGATGAGGACCAGCACAAGGATGGCAAGACATACAG TGGTTCCGTGAGCAGCGGAACTAATGAAGCCTGGTTTCCAGCGGCTCTCTCCTGTGTGGATTCTCTGATGTCTAATCAAGG GTGCCGGATGTGTTCGCTGACCTTCTACTCCAAGTCGGAGATGCAGATCCACTCCAAGTCCCATACGGAGACAAAGCCACACAAGTGTCCTCACTGCTCCAAGAGCTTCGCCAACAGCTCCTACCTGGCCCAGCACATTCGCATCCATTCAGGGGCCAAGCCCTACACGTGCAGCTACTGCCAGAAGGCCTTCCGCCAGCTctcccacctgcagcagcacacacg TATCCACACCGGGGACCGACCCTACAAATGTGCTCACCCTGGGTGTGAAAAGGCTTTCACCCAGCTTTCCAACCTGCAG TCCCACAGACGGCAGCACAACAAAGACAAACCTTTCAAGTGCCACAACTGCCACCGTGCGTACACGGATGCTGCCTCATTGGAGGTACACCTGGCTACGCACACGGTGAAACACGCCAAGGTCTACACCTGCTCCATCTGCAGCCGGGCCTACACCTCG GAGACGTACCTGATGAAGCACATGCGGAAACACAACATCCCTGACCCCCAGCAGCAGGTGGTTCAGGCACAAGCCCAGGCctcgcagcagcagcagcacttccagccaCAGGGcgggggggcagcagggggcCCTTCTGGAGACACTAACCAACCCAATCCTCCCCCCCAGTGCTCCTTTGACCTGACTCCTTACAAGACTTCAGAGCATCACAAGGACATCTGCCTCACTGTCAGCACCAGCGCCATCCAAGTGGAGCACCTCTCCAGCTCCTAG
- the ZNF384 gene encoding zinc finger protein 384 isoform X2, which translates to MEESHFNSSPYFWPAVPTVSGQIENTMFINKMKEQLLPTEKGCSLAPPHYPALLTVPTSVALPTGISMDSDTKPEQLTPHSQAPVTQNITVVPVQSAGLMTAGPGLVITSPSGSLVTTAASAQTFPISAPMIVSALPPGSQAALQVVPDLSKKGTTALTEGGGGGGGGGIAPKPPRGRKKKRLQESGLPEMSDPFVLTNEDDEDQHKDGKTYSGSVSSGTNEAWFPAALSCVDSLMSNQGCRMCSLTFYSKSEMQIHSKSHTETKPHKCPHCSKSFANSSYLAQHIRIHSGAKPYTCSYCQKAFRQLSHLQQHTRIHSKLHTAIVKPHKCPHCSKSFANTSYLAQHLRIHSGAKPYTCRYCQKAFRQLSHLQQHTRIHTGDRPYKCAHPGCEKAFTQLSNLQSHRRQHNKDKPFKCHNCHRAYTDAASLEVHLATHTVKHAKVYTCSICSRAYTSETYLMKHMRKHNIPDPQQQVVQAQAQASQQQQHFQPQGGGAAGGPSGDTNQPNPPPQCSFDLTPYKTSEHHKDICLTVSTSAIQVEHLSSS; encoded by the exons ATGGAAGAATCTCATTTCAACTCCTCCCCGTACTTCTGGCCAGCAGTGCCCACTGTCTCGGGACAG ATTGAGAACACCATGTTTATTAACAAGATGAAGGAGCAGCTATTGCCCACAGAGAAGGGCTGCAGCCTGGCTCCCCCCCACTACCCTGCCTTGCTGACAGTACCCACCTCTGTGGCCCTGCCCACTGGCATCTCCATGGACTCGGACACCAAGCCAGAGCAGCTGACACCACACAGCCAAGCCCCTGTGACTCAGAACATCACCGTGGTACCAGTGCAGTCTGCTGGGCTCATGACAGCAG GTCCTGGTCTGGTGATAACTTCCCCGTCAGGTTCCCTGGTGACCACAGCCGCCTCTGCCCAAACCTTTCCCATCTCAGCTCCCATGATTGTCTCTGCACTACCCCCTGGCTCCCAGGCAGCCCTCCAGGTGGTTCCAGACCTGTCCAAGAAAGGGACAACTGCCCTCACTGAAGGtggtgggggtggtgggggtgggGGAATTGCCCCCAAACCACCCCGGGGCCGGAAGAAGAAACGATTGCAGGAGTCAGGGCTGCCAGAGATGAGTGACCCTTTTGTGCTGACAAACGAAGATGATGAGGACCAGCACAAGGATGGCAAGACATACAG TGGTTCCGTGAGCAGCGGAACTAATGAAGCCTGGTTTCCAGCGGCTCTCTCCTGTGTGGATTCTCTGATGTCTAATCAAGG GTGCCGGATGTGTTCGCTGACCTTCTACTCCAAGTCGGAGATGCAGATCCACTCCAAGTCCCATACGGAGACAAAGCCACACAAGTGTCCTCACTGCTCCAAGAGCTTCGCCAACAGCTCCTACCTGGCCCAGCACATTCGCATCCATTCAGGGGCCAAGCCCTACACGTGCAGCTACTGCCAGAAGGCCTTCCGCCAGCTctcccacctgcagcagcacacacg GATCCACTCCAAGCTCCACACGGCGATTGTCAAGCCGCACAAGTGTCCTCACTGCTCCAAGAGCTTCGCCAACACATCCTACCTGGCCCAGCACCTCCGCATCCACTCGGGGGCCAAGCCCTACACCTGCCGCTACTGCCAGAAGGCCTTCCGCCAGCTctcccacctgcagcagcacacacg TATCCACACCGGGGACCGACCCTACAAATGTGCTCACCCTGGGTGTGAAAAGGCTTTCACCCAGCTTTCCAACCTGCAG TCCCACAGACGGCAGCACAACAAAGACAAACCTTTCAAGTGCCACAACTGCCACCGTGCGTACACGGATGCTGCCTCATTGGAGGTACACCTGGCTACGCACACGGTGAAACACGCCAAGGTCTACACCTGCTCCATCTGCAGCCGGGCCTACACCTCG GAGACGTACCTGATGAAGCACATGCGGAAACACAACATCCCTGACCCCCAGCAGCAGGTGGTTCAGGCACAAGCCCAGGCctcgcagcagcagcagcacttccagccaCAGGGcgggggggcagcagggggcCCTTCTGGAGACACTAACCAACCCAATCCTCCCCCCCAGTGCTCCTTTGACCTGACTCCTTACAAGACTTCAGAGCATCACAAGGACATCTGCCTCACTGTCAGCACCAGCGCCATCCAAGTGGAGCACCTCTCCAGCTCCTAG